tatatattatttattttttgtgtttttaattatattaatatttaggtGAAGGTGCATTCATTTGctattagtagtattttaaaGTCACATGGATAACTAGGAACCGTAAAAGACAAGCCATAGAtttctttgtaatattttacatgagttaaatattaaaagctTTTGGctaataaattatacatttctttttgtccAGCCAAACTGCCTGTGAAGCGCTTCACCCCTGAAGGTGTGGTCTTCGTGGCACAGTGGGCCTTGCTGGCTGTGCTTGGATACTGGCTGCTGTCTTTGGCAGTTTGTCTGCTTGCAAGTGTTGTTAGACGAACTTTGTTTCTGCTAAAAGTCGCCTTTGCCATTGCCACCTTCGGGCTGATTGTGAGTGATAGTGGAGCCAGTGCAGAAACCACAGCGATGAGACTAGCTGGACTGGTGTTCGCTTGTGTCCTGCTGGGCATCGGACCTTCGTTCTTCAGGGGAGATGCCAATGCCCACCTGGAGCAAAAAGTCCATGTGCTGGAGAGACGgctgagagagatggagaggaagagaaaagaagaatgaGAGCCAATAAACTTCAATAAAGGATGGCGCTAGAGTTAACCTGGGCCTGCTAGCCCTAAGGAACAGGGATTTTAAATCTGTGTTGGCTGAATGAATGTGAGCATGTCATTGACTCAGTCGTGTGTTAGTCTTTCTGAGTGAAGTTTTTCTCCATGCATGGAGTGACTGACATGttggagcaaaaaaaacacaaaacctctAAAGTTACTCTCTAATTATGTtgtaaaacactgatttaaGGATGGAAGTTGgactcattttttttattattaggtaaATATTTATCCAGTTTCCTGTACATTCTGACAAATGGAGTACTTGGAGCGCATTGTGGTTTGAATAGATCTATTTATGTCTTATTCATCGTGTACttgttctttctttaaaatggaCATTTGTTTTTCCAAAACACTGCATAATTAAATGGGAGATTGTGGAGTTCACTTCAATTCTTTTAGAAGTATAAATACATATTGGTTTACTGATTAAATGAAGACCTTAACGTAGTCTTAACTCAGTCCTAGGATTGATTTAAGAAATCATATAATTGCTGATtcacctgtgtttttttttaatctaaactTAACATCAATTATAAACAAATTTCTCTTTCTGAAGTGCATTAACAATATGGAtccataaatataattaaatcagACAATTGATGTTAGGTAAGATGTGTTTAGAAAGTCTTCAGGGGTCATCGGTCTTGTACACAAAGGGCTCACTGTCCAGTCATTTGAAGACCAAGATAAGCAAGAGGACTTAGGTGTGGAAGGAAAATTTGCTGCTACACTGGCCCTTGGTGGAGAACCTATTATGTTAATTTTATGTTCTGTCTAAAAAGGATTTCAATCAAATTTAGCActacaacacaaaacaactcaatggctctgttatgctggagcatttatttttatgcactaggtggtggaggcattattGTTTCCCGTTGTCCATGTACCCATACACCTGTCTGCCTGAGGTTCTTGTTAGCGCAATATCTTAAGAATGAGCGGTTGATTGTTGGTAGGATTTTTATGGAATTaccattgtaaccagcagatgaactgattaaattttggaattgatccaaacagggtcaacgtcacagcaaggtcaaatgtctgaaattgtgtatatatattttttttttcaataacttCCTTTCTATTTGAAGGGTAATTCTGGCAtgcaaattagtaacaagaaggattAGACTTGTTGGCAGCAGAGGCATCTCTGTCAACACAGTTGTTGTCACGTTCTGCTTGTTGCTGATGTGGTTTGGGTGCACTTGGCCCCTTAAAgggaagcatcactgcaaatcaatacagagttcttctgactgatcacctatATGCTATGATGAAACATGTCAAAGACACGTCGAATCTGTGCCAAGGCACACTCATACTGTTCTAGTGGTTTGTCTAAGTCTAATTTATCTTATCTTCTTTATCTAATCTAAACTAATCTTACtcatttgtcacccatctgttaGTGAAGATCTTTTAGTGaaaatttctgtaaaaaataatgtgagCAAGAGTTAGTAAATTGTTATATTGCTGAGATATAAGCACGTTTGGAGTTTTAGGCTGCCTTGGAAGATCAGAAACTAAATATATCATGCACAGTGAATTGTAATATTGTAGTGTTAGGTTTGAATGCTTTAAAGATAATCCACACTTCAGCAGTTGCTTTGGGTTTAGTTTCAGGCctcaaaatgaaatatacaaCTAGTTAACTATTTCACCAACAAATCTAACTTACTGTTGGATATTAAGGGCTTGTGTCAGGAAAAGCATGTTACTTGGActttaatacaattaaaaagTGACTTTATAAGACATGTGCAATGGCTTATTATTACAATGTTTAGCTCACTTTTAGCTTTAGTTAGCCTTTTATCTTAATCAGGTCTATCAGAGGAACAAAATGGTGAACACTATGACGCTGGACTAGgcaaaatataatacacatgCAAAGACCTGACCCACATCGAACACTGTCTCATCTCAGTTTTGATCAAGTAGAACCCTTAACTGCTATAAATTAcgctacatggccaaaagtatgtggacacctggccatcacacccatatgtgggccttccccaaattgttgccacaaagttggaatccATTACAATTTTAGTTCATCGGAACTAAGGGGCTCAAATATGTTcctgcatgacaatgctcctgtgcacaaagcaagatcataaagacatggtttgctgatgttggaatggaagaactcgagtggcctgcagagagccctgacctcaaccccactgaacacttttgggacaAATTGAATTGCAGGCCTTCTCACTCAGcatcagtgcccgacctcactaatgctcttttggATGAATGTGAACAAATCCCTATAGCCACATTCCAAACTATAGTGGAAATGCTTCTCAGAAGAATTTAGGCTCCAGGTTAACGCTGATGgctctggaatgggatgttcgacaagatggtgtgatggtcaggtgtccacacagtTTTGGCcatagtgtatgtttttaaattcatatttttgtggaatgtGTAGGcattgaaaaagaatgccatTTACTGTGTCAAGTGACTGCAGACCAGAAGTGCATCCTTCTCATCTGCTTCTCATCGAGCCAACACAGGTTCCGAGTGGCACGGAACCCTGGCAGTTATAGGGAGTAACCTGGACACAATCTGGTCTCATGAGGTATAGGACTCATCATCATTAATCTGAAAGGTGCTCAGAGATGATTGCTTGAGAGGGACAATGTTAACTTTATAGCATCTGGAAGAAGTGCAAAGTATTATGTATTGTGTATTATGGAATGTCCCAGTGGCATGTCCAAGCAAGCTCACCCTCACTGAAGGCTG
This sequence is a window from Pangasianodon hypophthalmus isolate fPanHyp1 chromosome 3, fPanHyp1.pri, whole genome shotgun sequence. Protein-coding genes within it:
- the tmem109 gene encoding uncharacterized protein tmem109, encoding MARFLVMVVFILSTLTLERVCAVSETVSSVWQSAHSAVKSLGDDAHSYLVSLLGKQTVDTLLKTIEDAIKLTSQTAAHALNVAAAYITDFLGGAGIDAKLPVKRFTPEGVVFVAQWALLAVLGYWLLSLAVCLLASVVRRTLFLLKVAFAIATFGLIVSDSGASAETTAMRLAGLVFACVLLGIGPSFFRGDANAHLEQKVHVLERRLREMERKRKEE